The Bacillota bacterium genomic interval CTGGGTGTCTCGTTTACAGCCGGTTTAGTTTTATTTACGATACGTATATCGTCTTTTATCATTGCAATCGTTGCCGGTTTACTTATTGGAGAGGCTGTGCGTCGGGGTGCGAGGGGAAACCGTGGCCCAACGTTCGCAGCCATTGCAGCAGTATCTACTTTAGTTGGGTTGCTGATTCCTATGTTATTTATGGGCCATTTTGGACTTAGTCCAGTAAGCATTGTCTATATGTTGATAGTAACCGGTATTGCAGCCTATAGGCTTAATGGGTAAAACAATCTAGTGAAATCCAGTAAGCTACCTTAAAACTTTAAAGGGGTGAGCTCTTGAAAGTAGGTAATCCAGGCAATAGGGCAGATAACTATCGCTGGTATGTAATGATGACTGTGTTTATTGGCACATTTATGGCGCCGCTTGATTCGAGCATAGTCAATATCGCACTGCCAACTCTTTCTCAATATTTTTCTGTTGGAATAACCACTGTTGAGTGGGTAGTTATGTCATACCTTTTGGCTACCTCAGCGCTTCTTCTGAGCGCAGGTAGGCTTGGAGATATGTTGGGCCATAAGCGTATTTATATTACTGGTTTTCTCACCTTTACGGCTGCTTCAGCGCTTTGCGGTTTTTCGGGGACGATTGGTCAGCTTATTTTTTTCCGTATCGTGCAGGCTCTTGGCGCAACATGTATGCTTGCCACAGCTCCCGCGATCCTAACAAGAACATTTCCCCCGCAAGAGAGAGGTAAAGCACTTGGCATGATAGGTATAGCCGTTGCTATTGGACTTACCGTTGGCCCTACACTTGGTGGATTTATTGTCCACAACTACGGCTGGAGATGGATTTTCTTTGTCAACATTCCTATCGGGATTACAGTGTCTATTCTGGCTGCTTCAATTTTAAAAGAAGGCAAACTTGAGGCGGGCAAGAAGTTTGATTTTGCGGGTTCGATAACAGTCTTCGCTGCTCTTTTCTCGCTGCTGCTTGCTTTAAGTATGGGAAACGCCTGGGGGTGGCATTCGTTTGCTACACTTGGTCTGATTGTGACCGCAATACTCTTGGGCGTGCTTTTTGTAGTCATTGAAAGGAAAGTTCAAGATCCAATGCTAGATCTATCGCTTTTTAGGATACGCCTTTTTACGGCAGCCAACGCAAGCGCGCTTATCAACTACGCCTCGCTTTTCGTGGCGATAATTTTAACCCCATTTTATCTGCGCGATATTTATAAAGTAAATATCCAAACTACCGGGTTGGTCTTGACTGCTATACCGCTTATCACTGGGGTTATCGCGCCGTTATCAGGTACATTATCGGATAAAATAGGCTCACGCCTTCTATCATCGCTTGGCTTGGCGATAACTTCGCTGGCTCTCCTTGGACTATCACGTACCTCGGCGAGCTCCGGTTTAACACCGGTCGTGATTTTGCTTGGGACAATAGGGCTTGGTTCTGGGATGTTCCAGTCGCCTAACTCAAGCGCCCTCATGGGGGCTGTCCCCCGCCACAGACTCGGTATAGCATCGGGTATGCAGGCTACAATGAGGAATACAGGTATGGTGCTTGGTACAGCTTTGGCTGGTGCTATAGTTGCTACCTTTGCACCCAAGGGAGATAGCGATCCACATTTAGCGTTGGCAATTCATCTAGCATTTA includes:
- a CDS encoding MFS transporter, translating into MKVGNPGNRADNYRWYVMMTVFIGTFMAPLDSSIVNIALPTLSQYFSVGITTVEWVVMSYLLATSALLLSAGRLGDMLGHKRIYITGFLTFTAASALCGFSGTIGQLIFFRIVQALGATCMLATAPAILTRTFPPQERGKALGMIGIAVAIGLTVGPTLGGFIVHNYGWRWIFFVNIPIGITVSILAASILKEGKLEAGKKFDFAGSITVFAALFSLLLALSMGNAWGWHSFATLGLIVTAILLGVLFVVIERKVQDPMLDLSLFRIRLFTAANASALINYASLFVAIILTPFYLRDIYKVNIQTTGLVLTAIPLITGVIAPLSGTLSDKIGSRLLSSLGLAITSLALLGLSRTSASSGLTPVVILLGTIGLGSGMFQSPNSSALMGAVPRHRLGIASGMQATMRNTGMVLGTALAGAIVATFAPKGDSDPHLALAIHLAFIVGAIIAAAGVLTSLVRGPAVPQVTMPAEPSYRETREKVGNRE